A section of the Primulina eburnea isolate SZY01 unplaced genomic scaffold, ASM2296580v1 ctg739_ERROPOS5529518, whole genome shotgun sequence genome encodes:
- the LOC140822298 gene encoding LOW QUALITY PROTEIN: UDP-glycosyltransferase 91C1-like (The sequence of the model RefSeq protein was modified relative to this genomic sequence to represent the inferred CDS: deleted 1 base in 1 codon) — MEETDKVLHIVMFPWLAIGHLKPFFRLSKCLARKGHRISFISTPRNLQRIAEIPHDLVHLINLISLPLPEVEHLPPDEESSMDVPCVKQQLLKVALDLLEPSVRSFLESTEPKPDWIVYDYASHWLPKMAAEIGISRAYFSLFTAAFMAFLGPPAALMNGENARSTAGDYTVVPEWIPFPSNMAFRVYEMTKNMEKDSSGNNYDSGTSDSLRFGISIHESDIVIFRSCEEFEPEWFDVVRKIYTKPVIPIGVVLPVEDEEDACEDNQEWPKIKNWLDSHECNSVVYVALGTEATLTHKETRELALGLEQSNSSFFWVLNRGNHSAILPDGFRERVSDRGLVYAKWAPQIKILGHPAVGGFLTHCGWNSVTEALSFGRVLILFPVMNDQGLNARLLQEKNVGVEIPRNEEDGSFTSDSVAESLRLAMVSEEGKRVKDNAKRMKDLFGNKSRSDSYIDSFVSFLIHYK, encoded by the exons ATGGAAGAAACAGACAAAGTTCTTCACATAGTGATGTTCCCATGGCTGGCCATAGGTCATCTTAAACCATTCTTTCGACTCTCCAAGTGCTTGGCTCGAAAAGGCCATCGAATTTCATTCATTTCCACTCCGAGAAACCTTCAAAGAATCGCCGAAATACCTCATGATTTAGTCCATTTGATCAACCTGATCAGTCTTCCTTTGCCGGAAGTTGAGCACCTGCCGCCGGATGAGGAGTCGTCCATGGATGTTCCTTGTGTGAAGCAACAGTTGTTGAAAGTAGCATTGGATTTGCTGGAGCCATCGGTCCGCAGTTTTCTTGAAAGCACAGAGCCTAAACCGGATTGGATCGTGTATGATTATGCTTCTCACTGGCTGCCAAAAATGGCGGCTGAGATTGGGATTTCAAGGGCTTATTTTAGTCTCTTTACTGCTGCTTTCATGGCTTTTTTGGGGCCGCCGGCCGCCCTGATGAACGGGGAGAATGCCAGGTCAACGGCGGGGGATTACACAGTCGTGCCCGAATGGATCCCGTTTCCTAGCAATATGGCGTTTCGAGTTTATGAGATGACCAAGAACATGGAAAAAG ATTCATCAGGTAACAATTATGACTCTGGCACGTCTGATTCTCTCCGCTTCGGCATTTCCATTCATGAGAGCGACATTGTGATCTTTAGATCCTGTGAGGAGTTTGAACCCGAGTGGTTCGATGTAGTTCGGAAAATTTACACGAAACCGGTGATTCCGATTGGAGTTGTTCTCCCTGTGGAAGATGAAGAAGATGCGTGTGAGGACAATCAAGAATGGCCAAAAATCAAAAATTGGCTCGATTCGCATGAATGCAACTCGGTGGTTTACGTGGCACTTGGAACAGAGGCGACATTGACACATAAAGAAACTAGGGAGCTAGCACTCGGTTTGGAACAATCAAAT TCCTCTTTTTTCTGGGTATTAAACAGAGGTAATCATTCAGCAATCCTTCCCGATGGATTCCGTGAGAGGGTTTCGGACCGAGGTTTGGTTTACGCAAAATGGGCTCCACAGATCAAGATCCTTGGCCATCCAGCAGTTGGAGGATTCTTGACGCACTGTGGATGGAACTCGGTGACAGAAGCACTCAGTTTTGGACGAGTTTTGATCTTGTTTCCAGTTATGAATGATCAGGGACTGAATGCTAGGCTGTTGCAGGAGAAAAATGTGGGAGTAGAGATACCAAGAAATGAAGAAGATGGATCATTTACAAGTGATTCCGTGGCCGAGTCTTTGAGGTTGGCAATGGTTAGTGAAGAGGGGAAAAGGGTGAAGGACAATGCAAAAAGGATGAAAGATTTGTTTGGTAATAAGAGTAGaagtgacagttatatcgacAGTTTTGTTAGTTTTTTGATACATTATAAGTGA